The Pithys albifrons albifrons isolate INPA30051 chromosome 5, PitAlb_v1, whole genome shotgun sequence genomic interval TGGCGCTGTGATGGTACTGCTGactgcagggatggcacagacGAGCAGGTGAGCACAGTCCTGGGGACACAACCTGTCCTTGCTTGTGCCCAGGAGGGCTGGTAGCTGTTTCACCCTCTGCCCTTGCAGGGCTGTCCTTGGGAGGAAGGATGGTGCGGGGACCAGCAGTGGGGCTGCTCCCATGGCCATGAATGCATCCCTGATGTCTGGCGCTGCGATGGGGAGACTGACTGCACAGATGGCAGCGATGAGGCTGGCTGTGAGCAACACCCTGATTTTATCCCCTCTGTGTCTCACCAAGGGTTGGCTGGTGGGTTTCCAGCACAGAGGAAGATGAATATGTGTCTGTGCTGAGGTAAAAGAACCCCTGTGCTGGTTGCCTATTCCCAGCATCTATGGTGGTTCTAGGCCCCAAGTAGCTGTTGTCCCTGTAGGACTAGTGGCCTTTGGATTAATATAGCCTGAAGCCCAGCTACTGGCACAGCTAAATGTGGCTGCAATGAGCTCTGCAATGAGTGGGCAGCCTCTGGAAGCAGCTAaatctgctcctgctgagcaAAAGGCCTTGGTGGACAATGATTAGGGCAGCCTTCCCCACATGTCCCTGCAGGCCAGCCTGCTCCCTGCCGGAGTCATGAGTACCCCTGTGGGCTGGGGGCCTGCCTGAATGCATCCTTGGTGTGCGACGGCCGGCGGGACTGCATGGATGGCTCAGACGAGGGGGGgaactgctctgtgccctgccagaGGTCCTGCACTCATCTCTGCTACCCCTCACCCCAGGGCCCTGTGAGTGCCAACAGCCCTGACCCAGGGGCTTGCCATGCCATGATACCCTGGtccagctgcaggaagggaGCCTTGTGTCTGCAGGGTGGGACACTGATGGTCCTTTTGCCCACAGCGGTGCTGGTGTGGCCCAGGCTATCGGCTTGCCAAGGATGGTCTGTCCTGCGTGGACATAGATGAGTGCACGGAGTGGGGTGAGGAAGCCTGCAGCCAGACATGCCTCAATGCTGCAGGGTCCTACAGCTGTGGCTGTCTCCCTGGCTACCTGCTGGAGCCTGATGGTCACCTCTGCAAACTCACTGGTAAGTCAGGGGATGGCCAAGCGCTGCTGAGGATCCCTGACTGCCTAGACTACACCAGGAGCTGGCGGGTACTTGTCCCTTTGTGTCTGCTGCCCATGGGGAAGCTTGTAGTCCTGTGAATGGCCCTGTCTCCTCTGCCACATTGCCTGCTAGGCCCCACTCAGCTGTGAGCTGATGTTTGCCAGCCCATGGCTGGTCAGAAAATCCATCCGCACTATCTGAGAACATCCTGTGTGGTAGGGCTGAGTCCTGGCAGGCTCCAATGCCTGTGAGTGCTGTATTCCCTGCCTGCATGTGCTGGGCCCATGGGGTCACTAGTGCTGAGCAGGGTCTGGGGGGCTCTGTGTTGCTACAGGACCAGAACCCACTTTGCTGGTGGCCGTGCAGTCAGAGGTGTTGTCCTATGGTCTGCGGAGTGGCcgtgaggagctgctgctggccacTGACAAGGATCGTGTCATCTTCTCACTCGACTATGACCTGGTGGAGAGGAAAGTCTTCTGGATGGACCTGGCCACAGAGAGCATCCGCTGGCAGGACCTCGACTCGGGCAAGAAAGGCACACTGGTGAAAGGTGGGCTGTAACAACATGGGATTAGTAGAGCTGGCCACTCTGTCACTGTGCAATCTCCAGGTTGCAGTGGCATGCCAGGCTGTGTTCCTCTGTGTGGAGAGGTTCTAGCTGGGAGCAAGGCTGGGAGAAGCTAGAGCTcctgggatggagaggacctGGCCTGGAGGCGTTGTGCCAGAAGGCCATGCAGCTGTCACCCCACAGGTGCTGACTCTTGAATGCACTGCAGGTGTGAGATCAGACTGTATAGCAGTGGACTGGCTTGGGAGGAACCTGTACTGGACAGATGgtgcagcagggcaggtgctGGCCACTCGCTTGGGGGCTGCCTGGCAAGGGATACCAGAGTACACTGTGGTGATGGATGGAGACCTGGACCAGCCCCATTCTCTGGTGCTCCAGCCTCTGGCAGGGTAAGCCTGGGATAATGGGACATGGGGACCTCCTTGCcgttcctgccctgccccgttTTCCTCCACATACTGGGACAATGCTGTGTCCAGTCTATCGGCCAGCACCTCTCTTTCTGCTAGGTTGCTGTACTGGTCAGAGGTGGGGAGCCACCCACGGCTGATGGAGTCTTCTATGGATGGGAGCCGGCAGCACGTACTGCTGgctcaggggctgggctggcccacAGCGTTAGCCCTTGACCTCCCCACCCAGAGGATCTTCTGGCTGGATGAGAAGCTGGGTGGTGTCGGTTCTGCACATCTGGATGGCACCAATGTGAAGGTGTGTGGTGGGCATTGGTGATGGGCCCGTGATGGGGACTGGGGAGGTGCTCACAGTCTGTCTGACAGATTCTGAAGCTGGGCTGGGTCCAGAGCCCCTTTGCGGCAGCCGTGTGTGAGGGTCAGCTCTACTGGTCGGAGAGGAAAACATGGTCCGTGCAGCAGGTGGACAAGGCCAGTGGCAAGAACAGAACTGTGCTGCTCAAGCGACATGGGCAGCCCCACGGCCTCCAGGTACCTGCTTGGGGAGCCCCAAACTCTGCcgtgccagctctgctgggtcTTCCAACCTGCATAGCCCTGTCGTGCCCCAAGTGTGGAGGCACTGTGATCTTGGGCAGCAGTCCCTGTGGCCAAGTGTCTGTTCTCTTGGAACATCACTGCCTCACCATCCTGCCCTaagctgggctgtgtgtgggctGTGGGAGCATGGCATGATGTCAGTcatgctcagctctgctggcagatGCTGACAGTGCTGCAAGGCTGAGCCTCCCCTTCCCACAGGTGATGCACCCAGCCCTGCGCCCCACAGCCCCTAACCCATGTGAGACACGTGGCTGCTCCCACCTGTGCCTGCTGAGCGCCAGGCACACTGGGCAGTGCCggtgccctgccaggctggtgctggCTGCCGATGAGACCACCTGCCTGCCCCTCCGTGATTCGGCCTTTGCCCTCCTAGTGTCAccagcagctgtggcacaggtACCATCCTCAAGAGCCAGTTCTAGGGGCTGCTGTCCTAGCCACTGTCAGGGGAGAGGGGCCCCCATCTTAATGCTGCCTCCTTCCTCCAGGTCTACCTGAAGGACTTGCCTACAACATCTGGATCCCAAGGGCTTCCCCCACAGCAGGCCCTGCCCTTGGCCAAGGTTGGCCGCCTGACAGCCATTGACTATGCAGTGAAAGACAAGAGTTTGTACTTTGCAGAGGTGGGAGGCAGCTCCATCAGACTGCTGCGCATGAAGGACTGGGGACGGCTGTCCTGGAAGAAGGCAGTAGCTGTGGAGGGCATGGTGACATCCCTGGCCTTAGACTGGCTGAGTGGGAACCTGTACTGGATCGAGGGGCAGCTGCCCAGCATTCATGTAGCAGCTCCTGGGGGGCGGTGGGCCCTGGCACTACTCAGCGAGGGGCTGCAGGGTGCTGCCTGGCTGGCACTGTGCCCTCGTGCCTCCACTATGTGCTTTGTCACAGCAGCTGGCAACCATGGGCCCAGTGCCATGGTGGAATGTGCGGCCATGGATGGCACTGGCCGCAGAGTGGTCTGGAGGAGAGCGCGGGCTCCCACTGGTCTCACCTTTGGAGGTGCTGACACCAGGCTGTTCTGGGCAGACCATGGTGAGTATAGGCTGAGccaaagcactgcagggggtAGCAGTGGTGCAGGCACTTGGTCCAcaaggcacagccctgcacagccctaaGGGGCAGCCTTGAGCCCTCTGTGTCTCCACACTGATGTTGTTGCTCCATTTGTGCCCTGCAGAAAGAGGTACCATCAGCAGCGTCGAGCTGGATGGATCCCACTTTCGGGTGGTGCGGGAAGGGCTGCACGGTCTCTCGCTCTTTGCCATTGGAGAAGGCTTTCTGCTCTGGAGCACGACCTCTACCAATGGTGAGTCCATTTGCCGTACTTTGTCCATCTCCTCCTACTTCACTGGGACATGGGTTTCTGCCAGGCCCTGTGGAGTGCAGGTTGCCCCTCTGTGGGGTGAAGCGCAGGCTAGGGGAACCCCCACCTTCCATCCCAGGCACTCATGGGAGGAGGTGGAGCAGTGCTGACCCCATGTGTCTCCAGGCTCCAGCAAAGTCTGGCACAGTCGGCTGGAGCGGGCCAAGAGCTGGTGGTTCCCAATGGAGCAGGATTTGGTAGCCATGAGGATTTACAGCCAGTTCTCACAGGAAGGTGGGTCTGGAactgccccagcctggggcagctgtggggctgagctgtgctttgtgGTGTCCATGCTAACTCACGCTGTTTTAGCAGGCACCAACAGCTGTGCAAAGAGCAatgggggctgtgcccagctctgcctgcccaaccctgcagggcagcagtgccGCTGCTCTCCTGGTTACCACCTGGTGCATGGGACAGCatgtgctccagcactgccctgccctgccccactccAGGCTTGTCCTGACCTCCAGAGCTGCATCTCTGAAGAGCAGGTCTGTGATAGGCACCCTGACTGCACTGATGGTTCCGATGAGTCCGACTGTGAGTGCCAGCCCATAGCCAGGGCACAGGGCGGTCCTGATGGGCCATGGGGTAGCCTGGGCAATCTCCCCGAGTTTGGGAAGGGGGACTTACCCAGGTCTCGACTGATCTCTGCCCCTCCCTCCAGGCCCCTCCCAGGAGGTGGGGATGCAGGTCCCTGCAGTGTCACCATCAGGAATGTCCCATGTAGAAGAACAGAAACCAGCCTCATCCACAACTGCACCCCATTCTCAGCAGCCCAGCCTCGGCCTGCCCGCAGCCCCTGGCCCCCAGGAGCACGGGGAGCCCTTCCTGGTATCCCCAAGCACCGAGGAGGTTCTAGGGGCTGTGCCATGCAGCAGCGAGACATGCAACCTGCGCGGGGACTGCACCATCGAGGCTGGGAGAGTGATATGCCACTGCGCCTTGGGCTATCGTGGTGACTACTGCGAGGAGGCAGAGGTGCAGCCCCTTGCAGGACCCATCACCCTCGGCGTGGCTGTGCTTCTGCTgctcattgctgctgctgtgggggccCTGGCCTACATGCGAGGGCGGGACAAGCGGAGGAGGTGAGTtctggggctggactgggccaGGTACAACTGGGGATAGACAGGGACAGTGTGGTGTCCTGATGTGCCCTTGGGTTACATGGAAAGCTGCGATCACCCCAGCAGACTATTACCAAGGGTTCTGGCAGGACCTTGGGATCTGCCCCATCTGTAGGAGATGGCCATGCCATTCTCAGTGTatgttttttcctccccaggaCCTCAAGCACTGCTTCCACCCGGGTGCTGACATTGTACCACCGTGAAAGTGACcctgaggaagaggatgaggaggaggaggaggaagaagagcttCCTCCCAAGAGTGATACATTTGTGAATGAAGCTTACGATGGGAAAGAGGTGAGTAGCACCTGAAGCATGCCCTGGTAGGGACCCCCCTGCTACCCTGGGgtgccccagtgcccagtgtTGACATGGTGCCCACTCTTGAGGcaagctctgccctcctgctggAGGAAAGAGGCAAGACCTGAGGTGCCTGGAGTCTGAAAGGGccatccagctctgcctgtggctGAAGCCCATGTGCTAATGTGTGGGGTGAGCTCAGAGAGGCTGGCTCAGACTCATCCCTCATGCACCCATCTGTCatctctgcaggagctgccagccctgctgaggaaGGGACCATCTCACCTCAACACTGGAGGCTGTTCATAAAGGAATGTTGTGCAGCATCTCTTGTGCtactgtggtttgtgtgtgggctggggaggggaagtTGGTTTGCTCTTTCCAGATGTTTAAGCTCTAGGGAACATAAAAGTCCAGAGGAAAAAGTTTTGGGAGGTTCATCAGAAATCTCCAATGCCAACACACTCTATGAGCCACCTGAATCTGATCCCCTGTTGTAGAATGCATCCTGTACTATCCCTTAATCATACTAAGCATCGTGAGCCACTGTTCCTCTGCAGCAAGGCTTAACTTGCTGAGCAGAGTGCTTTGGGCTCACCTGGGATAGAAATTTGGCCAAATAGCTCTGCAAGGAAGCTGGCTTGGCTCTTATTGTGTTATGCAGGGTGCCAAGTAGGATTTTATAGTACAGTTCTGACCTCCTGAGTGTCCCTTACAAACCAGTGAGACCAGTTTTACCACATTGCACCAGGCTAATgttgaaaaaggaaatatatgctatttttattcttgatccctattttttcccttttgtccCCCCTGACATGGCTCTGCTTAAGGAAGGAGAAACCTCTGCCAGAGCTGATTTTGTCCATGGGGGGAAAAGTCCTTTAGGAAGGTGCTATAAAACTTTTACGGACTTTTCCTCCCTGCTTCaggcaaagcagagggaagCTGGGTTAGCCGTGCCCACTGGCTCTCAGCCCAGCCTGCCTGGCAGAAAGCCCATAAGCACTCCACAGTACAGACCCAttcctttgcatttattttgctgtttgcacAGTCCCAAGTTGGGCAGAGACATGCAGCAGGTGCTCCCCTCCCCTATTCCCAGTCCTGAAGGCTACGCAGTGCTAACCTATACCTTGCTCACATGGGAACAGTGATActgcctctgcccagcctgctgTGCAGGGTGTAGAAGGATGAATTAAAAGCTGCATGGGGGAACTAGAGCCACATCTGCCCCTCAATCCAGCATGGCTTTGGCACACTTGTATGACCCGGAGCACAGCAGGCTTTTGATGAAGTTGCAAAGATTCAAGCCAGGTCCTTGGTCTTGTTTTCAGTCTGCTCTGAGATGTCCtaggagaagagcaggagccAGGTgcctgctgtcccagtgctggggctACAAGTCTGAATCACAAGGTGGAGTGTTTCTCCAGTGCTGTCCATCTTGCTCATCCTTCAGCACGTCCCAGGGATTGCTGTAAGCTCCAATGGTGGAGCATGGCCCAGGCTCCAGCACAGAACTGGGGGACAGTTTGGGAGTCCTGTGCTCCTTGCAGCAGTGGTGGAAGCTGAGGGCAAGGGCCAGCCCCCCCAAGATCTCCAGACAGCTTCCCAAGTAGCTCAGCACCAAGCTGTAGCCTACAACCAGTGTGCTGCCAGGTGTTGCTGGCAGTGCCCATAGCTCATGGGTGTACCAGGAGGCGGGCACAAGGCTCATCAGCCCTGAGAgaagcagcaccagccctgccactCCGGCCAGCAGGTGCCGTGGCTCTTCCTGCCAGCAGCGAACCCCCAGGGTAGCCACCACCAAGCCGAGGAGGGTGAGCACCAGCGAGGAGGGCATCAGCCCTTGGGCCACCCGCACGGGTACCTGCTCAAAGTAGCCCAGCTCATCCGCCTGCCCGCAGAGGCGGTCATGGGTGCTCTGCCGCTCCCTGCATATGTCCCAGATGCCCTGCTCCCAGACGAGGTCCACGGGCTGGTTAGGTACGAGACTCAGCTGCCTCCAGTTAGGTGCCAGCGTGCCCGTGAGCGTCAGTAGGAGCCCgcaggggcacagcaccagTCCCACAATCATCGCCGTCGGCGTCCGCATGCTGGGGAGGAGAGCGATCCGCGGGAGCTCCGGGGCTCCCTGGGCAGAGGCTGCGGCGCCGAGGCCACCGCGCTTCTCGGTGCGGCAAGAGGGGGATTCTGCCGCGGGAAGTGTTCCCGGAGCCGCGCACGGCGGACTCGGCCCGCGGAGCCGCCCCTGCcctaccctgccctgcccgggccGTGGGGAGCGCCGGGCAGTAGGCGGTGCTGGGAGGCGGAgcccgggccgggcagggctggccggCACCTGCCGGAGGAGGCAGCGCCGTCCAGGGATTCGGCGCCCGTAGGGACCGGCGGAGCTccggcccctctgcccccccgcGGGGAGCGTGGCGGGGATGCGGGGGACGGTCGGGCTGTCCCCGGCCTGCTGGGGCGGCACAGCTCCCTATTACAAATCACTTCATTAGCTGAATGCGAGCTTATTTCGCTAtcacattaattaattaatgaaaataattaattaggATGAAAGGCTGTCAGATCTCACAGTTGGCAACTGGCCCAGGAGAtctccccatctccctgtcctTCAGGCATAGCTCCTGAGCTTGGGCCTGCTCCACCCTTCCCAGGCTGCGCTCAGAGATCACCCGCAGGCGCAGCAGCCTGGTTCTCGGCAGGAAATGTCCCTGGGATGTTCACCGACACAGCTATGGAAAGTCATTGTATTTAAGAAATGCTGTGAGAGGATTTGAGCGCCGAAAAACACTAGTCTTGGGCCTCTCCAAGGTTCCCTGAATCTCTGCCGGTCACGCTGAGCCCAGAAGAGGGCAGCATCCTCTGTGGATCAGTCTAGGATGAGCAACGCCACCTGAGTTGGAGGGCTGGCTTCCCCTGTGCCCCACGGCGTGTTTGCACTATTGGTTGCGTGGCCTTGgccctctgcagggctgggtgggtcTGCGCCGGACCAGCTGGTTCCGGCTCCCTTCCCTACTCCTTATCCCACAGCTATTCCCCGAGTACCCTGAAGCCGTTCTGTTCAATGGGTGACAGATTTCCGGGGATGTCTTGTGGAGCCGTTATCTGTGGATCTCAGTCCAGCTGGAAGGCAGTGGTGGGTTGGACTCAGCCCGATGCTCATGTCCCCAGCCACGTCTGCAGGACAGCGATGCTGGCAGCCAGCTGTGCCTAACTCCAGAACAGGGACACCTAGTTTTGTTGTATGCAGCTAGAGGTTTGCTAAAATTTGGCAGTCCTCATCCAAGAAAACTAAGCTAGGGGGTGCTGATTCCTTTCCTGTCCCATTAACTTTTTTAACTTTTACACCACTCCAGCCACTGACTCTGTGCCAAGACACTCACTACTGCCCTTGGAGCACTGGGTCCAACCAACAGATCAAATACTGTCTGCCTGATGCGTTGCTCAAGGCTGCTTTCTGCTGTGGGACCCAGGAATAAGTGCTAAAAGTCTGAAACCACCAAAGTGGAGGTTTGCTGTAAGAAGACCAGCTCCTCCTGGACCAGAAGGAGGCAGAGGGCTGGTAGGGAACTGGGTGGCATGGTGAGCCTGGGTGACATGGATGAGGGCCTGTCAGTGCTGTTTGGCTCCTCCTGAGCTTGGGAGGCTACTCCTTGGATCTGCAGCTGCAAGTAGAAGCTGGGTGCCAGGAGTGTCTCTATTATGCACTAGGGCAGGTTTAACAACCCAGGCCTTTCCAATTTATTAATAATGCCCAGGAGGATGCATCTGCCCTTTGGACTGGTGCCCAGACTCCTGACTGTGGGGCAGTGATAAGTAGGATTAGGTGATGTGGCCCTGGTACTGGATGACCTGCCCTGAGTAAGCTTGGGGAAGGAAATGGGATTAACAGAGCTGTTTCCCGTTGCCACAAAGTTATAGATTGttcatttcttcccttttactTTCAAATGAGGTGGTATGAAAGGCAATTCAAAGCAGTGCCTGGCCCTTTCCAAACTCTGGGGAAGAATTTAAAGCCATCTGGTCTCAGAGATAAAACCGTCTGGTTGAAACTGCCTTCCTTTCCACATTGCCCTATCTGATGAGTGAGAAAAGTCTCCTTACTTGGTATTTCCTACTTCTCCAAAGCTGTGACTTAGTTTTTCCTACATTGTCATAGTCATCTCCTTAAGAACGTGATGGAAACTTTAGCTAGGCCTGGTTGAGTTGGCttgcattttattattattatttttcaacaCCCCTTTGTTAattggaggagcagcagaaggccTTGAGCTAATTGGAGCTGGAAAAGATCTAGGGCAGGGTGCTCAGAACTTGAGACTGATTACAAGgataaaaattttttttaaatccatgaTGGGCTATTTAGTGTGAGTTGCTTCTTCCAGCCTCAGATACCCTGCATCCCTGAAGGCTGGGAATGCACTCAGGGCAATATTGCCTGTTCCCTGCCTCCCTAGCAGTCTGCTTCCAGCCACTGGTGGTGACAGCAGCCCAGACTGGACACGTACCAGTGTCTCTTAGGTGACAGTGGCTCAGTGTAGGATCAGTGTACTTAGGACTACTGGCTTTTGGGGTACACCATTATCACACCAACTGAGCAGTTTGCCTGATGCCAGAAATGGCCAAGCCGCAGAACACTTGCACACAACACTCTCCAAAGCTTCCTATGTCATCCATAGTCTGACTATACTCCTAGGTCCAGCTGAGCTTTCAAAATGTGACTCTGGAGAGAAGAGCTTCCCAGCACAAAGGTAGCTTTGCCCCACTGTCAGCtgagatcatggcactgaggcctaggagcagctgggaggcaTCTTTTTGGGGAGGTTACTCTGATTGTCTTCCTTTcatggctgcaggagcaggatcctcagcagcagcaggatctcTCAGCACCCTATTTGCTGTGTGGAGAAGAGTCAGGGCCAGGGTTGTTTAGCAGAGGACTGCAGCTGGCAATTCCTGTTTACATCCCACTGACCCTGGGGCTTCGCCTGTATTGCATATGGTAAGATCCGCCCCATGCCACCACAGTACCCGTATATCATTGTACCTGACCAGGTTCAGCATGGTCTTGGTCCATTCTGGACACCAAGCCACAAGGCTGTCAGGTCTGCAGACATGGcaaatggcagcacatgtgctGTGCCTCCCTGGGATGCCCTATGACCAGCAGGTATTCAGCAGATGCGACACTTGCCCCTGGCTGTATATCCTTCATCCTCTCTCTCCCCATAGAAGAATTTGCTTTGCGAAGCTTGGCAGCCCCTCTATGTCCTGCCTAATACATGAGATGGGAACTGGCTGGGAACAGCACCCGGGAGCACTTAGGGTGTTGCAACTTCCTCTGGTCTAGACATTTATGTAGCTCCACTATCCATCTGTGTTTGCCTTTCAGTTGAAACCCTAAATCCCTGCAGGCTAGGAGCAAAGCAGGATGGCTCAAATAGCCCATGCTGAGTTTTTTTAGCCTTCAACCTGGTTGCCTAAGCCTCTCCTCAGTCTCCCTCCCACAGGACAGTCTCATTAGACAGGTGTCCGGGTAGAAAGATTTTGTCCTGACCGTTCCatcttgctgctttttcttctagCATTTGAAGTGGAGCAGTTTCTAGGACTGCAAAATGAAGATCCCCATTGATGACTCCTTGCTCTGAAGCCACATCCCAGGCACCATGTGAGTGCCACTGGAACACACTCTGCATTGTGCAAACAGCTGCAGTTGCAATGGGCTTTTCTCAGCCTGGCTCCCAGCTTCCTCCCtggacacacacactgctgtcTTTGTGCCCACCGGGAAGCCAAAGATGAACC includes:
- the CLDN23 gene encoding claudin-23, giving the protein MRTPTAMIVGLVLCPCGLLLTLTGTLAPNWRQLSLVPNQPVDLVWEQGIWDICRERQSTHDRLCGQADELGYFEQVPVRVAQGLMPSSLVLTLLGLVVATLGVRCWQEEPRHLLAGVAGLVLLLSGLMSLVPASWYTHELWALPATPGSTLVVGYSLVLSYLGSCLEILGGLALALSFHHCCKEHRTPKLSPSSVLEPGPCSTIGAYSNPWDVLKDEQDGQHWRNTPPCDSDL